In the genome of Pelodiscus sinensis isolate JC-2024 chromosome 3, ASM4963464v1, whole genome shotgun sequence, one region contains:
- the LOC142828046 gene encoding uncharacterized protein LOC142828046, with the protein MGYSPRRPMRNVQQQEVSPILLQSRARQGLPRRCASDQMEEGTSVCVSSNGPHLQNTGKNQSRSSDCHFASTSMAQASLVSIFTQTVNSTTLPSSSPPGSPFSGTRLAVTPQTSGITSDGVAPQWLKGDENLCSEQVKAILLHSRKESTRNTYLAKWQRFSNWCLQNDIQPLSSPLQYVLDYILHLRNSGLALSSLKVHLAAISAFHHPVEGSSLFSHVITKRFLKGLINLYPPRRALSPSWNLDLVLDTIMYPPFEPLASVSLHMLTMKTVFLLAITSARRVSELGALMASPPFMVFSKDTVMLQLHPDFIPKVCSSFHINEPIVLSAFYPKPHSSSKDALFHTLDVRRAFSFYIDRTRQWRRTDRLFVSSAQRSKGKALSNQRIAKLITLCITNCHSIRNKPLLSLPRAHSMRAVATSTAFARGVPLVDICRAATWASSVTFACHYAITRRWASDAAVASAVLSTVENN; encoded by the coding sequence ATGGGGTATTCCCCTCGTAGACCTATGCGCAATGTCCAACAACAGGAAGTGTCGCCtatattgctccagagcagggctcGGCAAGGGCTCCCTCGGCGATGCGCTTCTGATCAGATGGAAGAAGGCACTTCTGTATGCGTTTCCTCCAATGGCCCTCATCtccagaacactggaaaaaatcagaGCAGAAGCAGCGACTGTCATTTTGCTAgcaccagcatggcccaggcaagCCTGGTATCCATTTTTACACAGACTGTCAATTCAACTACCTTaccctcttcctctccaccaggATCTCCTTTCTCAGGAACAAGGCTCGCTGTTACACCTCAGACTTCAGGCATTACATCTGAcggcgtggctcctcagtggttAAAAGGAGACGAAAACCTGTGCTCTGAACAGGTCAAGGCAATACTGCTACACAGTAGGAAAGAGTCTACGCGGAACACTTATCTCGCAAAGTGGCAGAGATTTTCTAACTGGTGTCTCCAGAACGACATACAGCCTCTCTCATCTCCTCTACAGTACGTTTTGGATTACATCCTTCATCTACGGAATTCGGGACTTGCACTATCATCCTTAAAGGTGCACTTGGCAGCTATTAGTGCCTTCCACCATCCAGTAGAAGGTTCCTCGCTCTTCTCTCATGTAATTACAAAGAGGTTCTTAAAGGGGCTCATAAACTTATACCCACCACGAAGGGCACTTTCCCCTTCTTGGAATCTCGATTTAGTGTTGGATACCATTATGTACCCCCCCTTTGAGCCTTTGGCGTCGGTCTCTTTACATATGCTAACCATGAAAACGGTCTTTCTACTTGCAATTACATCAGCAAGAAGGGTGAGTGAACTGGGGGCATTGATGGCAAGCCCTCCTTTTATGGTTTTTTCCAAAGACACAGTAATGCTACAATTACATCCGGACTTTATTCCCAAAGTCTGTTCTTCCTTTCACATTAACGAGCCTATTGTTCTTTCAGCTTTTTACCCCAAGCCTCATTCCTCAAGTAaggatgctcttttccacaccCTCGATGTCCGACGTGCGTTttctttctatatagacagaacacgCCAATGGCGGCGCACGGACAGGCTGTTCGTATCTTCGGCACAGAGATCAAAGGGCAAAGCACTTTCCAATCAGCGCATTGCAAAACTAATTACTCTTTGTATTACAAATTGCCATTCGATTCGGAACAAACCTCTTCTTTCTTTACCTCGGGCTCACTCTATGCGAGCAGTAGCAACCTCCACTGCCTTTGCAAGGGGAGTTCCCCTTGTGGATATCTGCCGCGCAGCTACCTGGGCCTCTAGTGTAACTTTTGCGTGTCATTATGCCATAACTAGGAGGTGGGCTTCAGATGCCGCGGTGGCCTCTGCGGTTCTATCCACGGTAGAAAATAACTGA